One Arachis hypogaea cultivar Tifrunner chromosome 18, arahy.Tifrunner.gnm2.J5K5, whole genome shotgun sequence genomic window, CctcaatttaaaaagaaaaagccgAGTTTGGAAAATGACATGATGTGGAGaagcaagagaaatgagatgcaaCAAGGACACTCTGAATGTGCACCGGCATGTTTAGCGATAGTACATGAGCTGCTGTCTTGATGAATTACCAGCATATCCGTCATACATGGCTTGGGATCCCCCGGAGTTTATACCCATTGATGCAGGAGCTAGGCCATGTTGTCCAGACATCTGCAGAAGAGCTTGACCTGAAAGGCCGGATACAGCAGCTTGACTCAAGGCCAGCTGGCGCTGATACGCCAACAACTCAGCAGGAGAATAGCCTTGGTTCATCCCTGCAGTAGGAAGTATTTGATATGGTTGAGCAGGAGGAGGCAGAGGATTTGAAGCTGTTCCAGGAGGAGTTGGCTTGCTGCCCCATGAACACTGCACAAACCAATGAAATTACATTTTATTCACACAAACGCGGAAACATGCCGAATTTTGGTGTGCTTCGCAACCATGGAATTTCATTAAACtcattcattttcattttcaattcaaacaaaataataaaatgagtctATCATTCCATGACATATTGACATGAATGCTATATGTATAGACTTGTCATCTGAATCAAAATCCCAAACCCTCCTACATGTGACGTCTTTTTTACGGATGAGGTCAGGTCATTGGCACGGATGGGTGCATGTATGGGTCTAAAGTCTAAACATGTAAGAAACATGATCATCTACTGGCAAATAAGAAAGAAGGATTGCATCCTCACTCACTCGAGAACTTAAATAGATAGATGAGCAGCAAGCAAGTGGCAGATTTCTCACCTTCATAGACTTCCCACGAACTATTCTTCCATTAGCCATCTGAATGGCCAATGCTGCTTCCTCATGAGTGTTGTATCTGACAAATCCAAAACCTTTATCCCTCTGAACTCGAACCTCCTCAATAACTCCAACCCCCAGTGCATGAAATTGACAGTGGAGTTCAGCTTGTGTTACCTGTAATAAAATACCACATTTGTAGAGATAAGATGAATCAGTTATCAAGAAATATGTGGACAGAACAATTCAAAGTGCTCAAGAAATTGCAACTTTGCAAGACAGACCAACATTTAGACCATTACTGCCAGTCTTGACAGAGATATTCATCGATAATTATAAATATGATTTATCTAGAACACAGTACAAGGTTTTCTTATTGTTATTGTATTCATCAATAAGTAGatgcaaatattacaattaactTAAATCTCAACCATGACTTCAAATTGCAGAGACATTGCAATGAGTTTGGGAAGGTTCCAAACAGGAAAACCAAACCTGTTATTAGACTAGGCTACGCTATCAGTCAAGTTCAAGACCAAGAACAAACTTGAATTTTAACTACACTAGTTCAAGGTCAAGTCAGTCATAATTTTGCAGGCCTAGGCATGTCTATATCACTAATCACATGCAGCAAGGCACTTGTGCAGTTGGAAAGATTGGAGCAAGATACTATTGCAAACACTATCAAATTCTTTTGGTATATTGGTTTTATCAAATGTCAAACTGATTACTGGATCGTGatacagaaaacagaaaatacaAGGGTTTTTACATACATATCATTTAAAAATATGCATGCTGTAAAAATTCATCGAATATTATACTTAGACGATTCACACACCAAACCATATAATTACATGCTTTTCAATATTTTTTGAACAAAGGAATGAAATTTAAGTTGTGCACAAATGTATGTGGAAACATAATGATAGCATTTCATTCTTCAAATACTATACATACATCATGGGGAAGGTTGCCAACATAAACAGTGGTGTATGCAGGATTGTTTTCAGGGGCATCCTCATTGCTGTTATCTTGACCTCCATCTGTAGAATACCCAGGGTTAAAAAAAGAGAGTACGTCAACAATCCTGCTGAAGATCCCAAATGTGCAAATGAAACACAAGCAAATAAAGTAATAGAACACAAGTATGGTCCAAAATCCAAACGCCAAAGTAGTATCAATTATTGTAATCATTTAATTTCCATACATAAACTGATCCAGAAACAGCATTCTGAATATGTAAGGATAATACATGTTGCCAAATAATATTAATGTactaaaaaagtaaacaaaaaggcTTACGAAACACTAGCTTAAACAAAATTAACTTTACTATTTGTGTCTGCTAGATATCTCTATCCACTTCATCTAAAAACATAGATAGAGTGCAAGCAGAAAATCTCAAAAGCCCATATATATAAACCAAGCATGTATCAAATCCGATCTAAGAAAAAACTAGCAATTAGAATTTTAGGAACATCTCCCTACAAGACAAGCTTTGGATGAAGCAATGTATACTACCAAAGTATGCATGCTACCAGAATAGCTGTGGTCTATTATACATTTTCACAGTTATGCAAATAGAATCAATCACTCATTTTTAGCAAGGTACACAATACCTGAAGACCCATTTGTAAGAACAACAGCATTTTGGTTGTCAGTGCTCTTCTCTTCATTGGAGCTAGTACTGGCACCCTTAGTTGCCCAATTGCATCGTATCTGCCTATTTCCCAGCCATTTACCTATAAGAAGCAGGAAATAGCACAAGTTGGTAGAAACAAAAGTAAATGGCATGAGAAAtcagaaataatttttaaaaaaactaaaaaggaaCAGATGATTAAATCACTAACCTGTCATATCATTTATAGCACTTTGTGCATCCTGCATATACATTGCATAGAGacataattaaatagaaaacTAACATAGCTACACTAAACCAAACTAACTTTGCAGAGTTTAACTTGGAAAATGCCATTCAGAGTTCAGAACTTCAAATTGATCTTTATACATACATAAATAAAGCAGAAAACAATGTAATATAGTACAGCTTATGTAAAGTGGTTTTGTGCTCCAAGCGACATTGAGTATTCTGATCTAGTCTAATTTGGAAAACACTTGAAATCTTGAATGATAGCCATCACCATGTCTATCATTGTGAGTATAATCATAATACAACTTAAGGGAGGAAAGAGACCATGGGCTAAAAGAGACTATAGGATAGATTATACTTTTGTCCTTAATGATGGGTTCTGGTATCAAATCTTCCTAGAATGTTCTTTGTTCCAATTTTCTATCTAAAGTTGTATAACATCCTCAATTTCACCCTTCCATTCATTTGatgcccccccccccctttttcttctctttcttttcccaTCATCTTCCTTCATTCCTCTCCTCCAACCCAACTACTATCACCTCCACCACCACTGCCACCACCTTCTCTCTCCCACCACCCTCCTTGCCATAGATGCAAGTGTACCTTTCTCTTCAAGCAATCAT contains:
- the LOC112769364 gene encoding RNA-binding protein 208 isoform X2, encoding MQHRLKLQQQQQQALMQQALLQQQQMYHPGMLAAAMSQMEPVPGGNLPPGFDTSSCRSVYVGNIHVNVTDKLLAEVFQSAGPLAGCKLIRKEKSSYGFVDYHDRASAALAIMTLHGRQLYGQALKVNWAYANSSREDTSGHYNIFVGDLSPEVTDATLFACFSVYPSCSDARVMWDHKTGRSKGYGFVSFRDHQDAQSAINDMTGKWLGNRQIRCNWATKGASTSSNEEKSTDNQNAVVLTNGSSDGGQDNSNEDAPENNPAYTTVYVGNLPHDVTQAELHCQFHALGVGVIEEVRVQRDKGFGFVRYNTHEEAALAIQMANGRIVRGKSMKCSWGSKPTPPGTASNPLPPPAQPYQILPTAGMNQGYSPAELLAYQRQLALSQAAVSGLSGQALLQMSGQHGLAPASMGINSGGSQAMYDGYAGNSSRQQLMYYR
- the LOC112769364 gene encoding oligouridylate-binding protein 1 isoform X1, whose protein sequence is MQHRLKLQQQQQQALMQQALLQQQQMYHPGMLAAAMSQQMEPVPGGNLPPGFDTSSCRSVYVGNIHVNVTDKLLAEVFQSAGPLAGCKLIRKEKSSYGFVDYHDRASAALAIMTLHGRQLYGQALKVNWAYANSSREDTSGHYNIFVGDLSPEVTDATLFACFSVYPSCSDARVMWDHKTGRSKGYGFVSFRDHQDAQSAINDMTGKWLGNRQIRCNWATKGASTSSNEEKSTDNQNAVVLTNGSSDGGQDNSNEDAPENNPAYTTVYVGNLPHDVTQAELHCQFHALGVGVIEEVRVQRDKGFGFVRYNTHEEAALAIQMANGRIVRGKSMKCSWGSKPTPPGTASNPLPPPAQPYQILPTAGMNQGYSPAELLAYQRQLALSQAAVSGLSGQALLQMSGQHGLAPASMGINSGGSQAMYDGYAGNSSRQQLMYYR